From one Luteipulveratus mongoliensis genomic stretch:
- a CDS encoding alpha/beta hydrolase, with protein sequence MSHEKGLSRRSVLKVAGGVAAATALGGGVSLTTASSASAAGPLTVTAHETYGRMEYYRFATDEIEWDPAVNVLLPSDYYTSGKTYPVLYLLHGGQQDFRSFDMDPNFNLRGFTEGKDLIIVMPDGGAAGWYSNPVNANNGPHNWETFHMGQLVPWIEGNFRTFAEYDGRAVSGFSMGGFGALKYTTKYFGHFASISAHSGPADLRWSGGAVAHWANVSSMAVELAGGSIYGVPAWDQGRVSADNPMEHIESFRNKRIFLVAGTSPAPTDPWSVFNETGVLATQRVFKDALRGAGIPFEDKEVDGGHWVRPDLLQHDIEGVIARLRKA encoded by the coding sequence ATGTCTCACGAAAAAGGCCTGTCTCGTCGCAGCGTCCTGAAGGTCGCCGGCGGAGTCGCAGCGGCCACAGCCCTGGGCGGGGGCGTCTCCTTGACGACAGCATCGTCCGCGAGCGCGGCCGGCCCGCTGACCGTCACCGCGCACGAGACGTACGGGCGGATGGAGTACTACCGCTTCGCCACCGACGAGATCGAGTGGGACCCGGCGGTCAACGTGCTGCTGCCGTCCGACTACTACACGAGCGGTAAGACCTACCCCGTGCTCTACCTCCTGCACGGCGGGCAGCAGGACTTCCGCTCGTTCGACATGGATCCCAACTTCAACCTGCGCGGCTTCACCGAGGGCAAGGACCTCATCATCGTCATGCCAGATGGTGGCGCTGCCGGTTGGTACAGCAACCCGGTGAACGCGAACAACGGCCCGCACAACTGGGAGACCTTCCACATGGGTCAACTCGTGCCGTGGATCGAGGGCAACTTCCGCACCTTCGCCGAGTACGACGGCCGCGCGGTTTCCGGCTTCTCGATGGGCGGCTTCGGCGCGCTCAAGTACACGACCAAGTACTTCGGGCACTTCGCCTCGATCAGCGCTCACTCCGGACCGGCCGACCTGCGATGGAGCGGCGGCGCCGTCGCACACTGGGCCAACGTGTCCTCGATGGCCGTCGAGCTGGCTGGTGGCTCGATCTACGGGGTGCCGGCCTGGGACCAGGGTCGCGTGTCCGCGGACAACCCGATGGAGCACATCGAGAGCTTCCGCAACAAGCGGATCTTCCTGGTCGCCGGCACGAGCCCGGCGCCCACTGACCCGTGGAGCGTGTTCAACGAGACCGGCGTGCTGGCCACGCAGCGAGTGTTCAAGGACGCCCTCCGCGGGGCCGGCATCCCGTTCGAGGACAAGGAGGTCGACGGCGGCCACTGGGTTCGCCCCGACCTGCTCCAGCACGACATCGAGGGCGTCATCGCCCGCCTTCGCAAGGCCTGA
- a CDS encoding PQQ-dependent sugar dehydrogenase gives MIGSRSRRITSALAATAATGLAGTLMACAAEASPTAPPDAAPAAKAATVQTVMTGLNFPWDVAFFKNGDMLMTQRGGKLVLRTAAGVVRTVNAPFSDVYAVGEGGLMGLEIDPTTVHTYFYTCQTYQSAGKPVDVRVIRWRLTNDGSGAVREKTLVSGIPLTSGRHSGCRLRFTPGYRISIGTGDAATGTNPQNLSSLGGKTLRIDPQGGIPADNPYASRTGNARYVMSYGHRNVQGLAVRPGSSQLWSQEQGTDRDDETNVVLRGGNYGYDPVPGYNESVPMTDTTKYPNAVRARWSSGNPTVATSGMTFLQGTGWGRWNGALAVAELKNTGVRVLTLDAAGTVTRDEQLPVLNDTYGRIRTVQNGPGGALWVTTSNGDNADKVLRLAPYAPPA, from the coding sequence ATGATCGGCTCGCGCAGTCGTCGGATCACATCAGCACTTGCCGCCACCGCGGCGACCGGCCTGGCCGGCACGCTCATGGCGTGCGCCGCCGAGGCCAGCCCGACCGCGCCACCAGACGCTGCGCCCGCCGCGAAAGCGGCCACCGTGCAGACCGTGATGACTGGTCTCAACTTTCCGTGGGACGTCGCGTTCTTCAAGAACGGCGACATGTTGATGACCCAGCGCGGAGGCAAGCTCGTGCTGCGTACTGCGGCAGGCGTCGTACGCACGGTCAACGCACCGTTCTCCGACGTCTACGCCGTCGGCGAGGGCGGACTGATGGGTCTGGAGATCGACCCGACCACCGTGCACACCTACTTCTACACGTGCCAGACCTATCAGTCCGCAGGCAAGCCGGTCGACGTCCGCGTCATCCGCTGGCGACTGACCAACGACGGCAGCGGAGCCGTCCGCGAGAAGACCCTGGTGAGCGGCATCCCGCTCACCAGCGGACGGCACTCCGGCTGCCGGCTCCGATTCACTCCCGGTTATCGGATCAGCATCGGCACCGGCGACGCGGCCACCGGCACGAACCCGCAGAACCTCAGCTCGCTCGGCGGGAAGACCCTGCGCATCGACCCGCAGGGCGGCATCCCAGCCGACAACCCGTACGCCTCACGCACCGGCAACGCGCGCTACGTCATGAGCTACGGGCACCGCAACGTGCAGGGTCTCGCCGTCCGGCCGGGCAGCTCCCAGCTCTGGAGCCAGGAGCAAGGCACCGACCGCGACGACGAGACCAACGTCGTCCTGCGCGGCGGCAACTACGGCTACGACCCGGTCCCGGGCTACAACGAGTCAGTGCCGATGACCGACACCACGAAGTACCCCAACGCGGTCCGCGCCCGCTGGTCGTCCGGCAACCCGACCGTGGCGACGAGCGGCATGACTTTCCTGCAAGGCACGGGCTGGGGCCGCTGGAACGGAGCGCTCGCCGTCGCCGAGCTCAAGAACACAGGCGTACGCGTGCTCACGCTCGACGCGGCCGGCACCGTGACCCGCGACGAGCAGCTGCCCGTCCTCAACGACACCTACGGCCGAATCCGTACGGTTCAGAACGGTCCTGGCGGAGCACTCTGGGTGACCACGTCGAACGGCGACAACGCCGACAAGGTGCTGCGACTCGCGCCG
- a CDS encoding TIM-barrel domain-containing protein translates to MITNNHKRRGAATLCAAAGLVLPLALASGSSAEALGGQAAADGATTLPNLTAATQVDAHTVTFTAGAAKLRITAITGKTLHVEMAPDGTFTNPDDAPSDPSKPSATMLQKPATPSGALKLKDEGSAYRLSTPDASLTITKADPKLTLTRADGTVLFREASPLTWSDQGTTQTLAGKPGEQFYGAGEQNGSYTLTGKKVNVANSFNWNEGGYNNSQPYYVSTAGYGVFRHTFAPGAYTFGSATDSAAPVTTTENEQRYDAYYFVGDLKSVIGQYTDLVGKPFMPPIYGLELGDSDCYLHNANRGERHTLDSLKVAQGYVDNGMPNGWMLVNDGYGCGYEKLPETGAGLQKTNMQMGLWTESDLTKQEDEVKAGVRVRKLDVAWVGPGYRFSLDGCETAYSGIEKYSDARGFVYQPNSWAGAQRCSVLWSGDQSGSWDYIRWQIPTYASSTMSGIAYNTGDVDGIFGGSPKTYARDLQWKSMLPTTMTMDGWAPSDKQPYRYGDDINAINKKYLLLKERLLPYSYSYSAQAHQNGVGQVRPLYLQYPNDPAAQTNSAKYEFMSGDDFLVAPVYSDTSVRNGIYLPKGTWVDYWSGKTYTGPTTINGYNAPLDKLPMFVRGGAVVPMWSEGTTSWKTRDKGRLSVDVFPQGTSSFDLYEDDGVTRKHAAGQSSTQKLSVRAPQAGVGTVQVTVGAIKGTYDGQAASRGYDLTVHSPKKPAVVKVGAQDLKQVADAAALAKAPSGWYYDAAKGIAHVKTTAVARSSSATVSLVGASAVVGSHDDSAAAVSIKTPAMSAPGSTATVPVTVRNDATVPLNDMTVKVASDTDGITASPATITIPGGLQPGASKTVNTKVSVSDTAKPGSATLTATFAYSARSRSYSSSFSGETVVPYATLAKAYDNVGVTDAKTYAQGDLDGGKDSLYGEGLAAAGIKPGATVTSNGLSYTWPGSAYGTADNAKAATQTIAVKGRGKALGLLGTATAGGGAGGQVTVTYSDGTTSTGTTGFPNWLQNTTNTYNATTVTSVKGRYTPTGYGNGEYDYRVYSNTVALDPAKDVVAVTLPGNASLHVFALSVGTPAG, encoded by the coding sequence ATGATCACTAATAATCACAAGAGGCGAGGCGCTGCGACTCTGTGCGCAGCCGCCGGCCTGGTCCTTCCCCTGGCACTGGCGTCCGGATCTTCAGCCGAGGCGCTGGGTGGACAGGCCGCCGCTGACGGCGCGACCACGCTGCCCAACCTGACGGCGGCGACCCAGGTCGACGCCCACACCGTCACGTTCACCGCGGGTGCCGCCAAGCTGCGGATCACCGCGATCACGGGCAAGACGCTGCATGTCGAGATGGCGCCGGACGGCACGTTCACCAACCCCGACGATGCGCCTTCCGACCCGAGCAAGCCGTCGGCCACCATGCTCCAGAAGCCCGCGACCCCGTCCGGTGCACTCAAGCTGAAGGACGAGGGTTCTGCGTACCGGCTCTCGACGCCCGACGCGTCACTCACGATCACGAAGGCCGACCCCAAGCTCACCCTGACGAGAGCGGACGGCACTGTGCTGTTCCGCGAGGCGTCGCCGCTGACCTGGTCCGATCAGGGCACGACGCAGACGCTGGCAGGCAAGCCGGGCGAGCAGTTCTATGGCGCAGGTGAGCAGAACGGCAGCTACACGCTGACCGGCAAGAAGGTCAACGTTGCGAACTCGTTCAACTGGAACGAAGGCGGCTACAACAACTCGCAGCCCTACTACGTGTCGACGGCCGGCTACGGCGTCTTCCGCCACACCTTCGCGCCCGGCGCCTACACGTTCGGCTCAGCCACGGACTCCGCCGCGCCAGTCACGACCACCGAGAACGAGCAGCGGTACGACGCCTACTACTTCGTGGGCGACCTCAAGTCCGTGATCGGCCAGTACACCGACCTCGTCGGCAAGCCGTTCATGCCGCCGATCTACGGTCTCGAGCTCGGCGACTCCGACTGCTACCTGCACAACGCCAACCGCGGCGAGCGACACACGTTGGACTCGCTGAAGGTCGCGCAGGGCTACGTCGACAACGGCATGCCCAACGGCTGGATGCTTGTCAACGACGGCTATGGCTGTGGCTACGAGAAGCTCCCCGAGACCGGCGCCGGCCTGCAGAAGACCAACATGCAGATGGGCCTGTGGACCGAGAGTGACCTGACCAAGCAGGAGGACGAGGTCAAGGCCGGCGTCCGCGTCCGCAAGCTCGACGTCGCCTGGGTCGGCCCGGGCTATCGCTTCTCTCTCGACGGCTGCGAGACGGCGTACTCGGGCATCGAGAAGTACTCGGACGCAAGGGGATTCGTCTACCAGCCCAACTCGTGGGCGGGCGCCCAGCGGTGCTCCGTGCTCTGGTCGGGTGACCAGAGTGGCAGCTGGGACTACATCCGCTGGCAGATCCCGACGTACGCCTCATCGACCATGTCGGGCATCGCCTACAACACCGGCGACGTCGACGGCATCTTCGGCGGCTCGCCCAAGACGTACGCCCGTGACCTGCAGTGGAAGTCGATGCTGCCGACCACGATGACGATGGACGGCTGGGCGCCGAGCGACAAGCAGCCCTACCGCTACGGCGACGACATCAACGCGATCAACAAGAAGTACCTCCTGCTCAAGGAGCGGCTGCTGCCCTACTCCTACAGCTACAGCGCGCAAGCACATCAGAACGGCGTCGGCCAGGTCCGCCCGCTCTACCTGCAGTACCCGAATGATCCTGCGGCACAGACGAACTCGGCGAAGTACGAGTTCATGTCGGGCGACGACTTCCTCGTCGCGCCGGTCTACTCCGACACCTCCGTCCGCAACGGCATCTACCTCCCCAAGGGGACCTGGGTCGACTACTGGAGCGGCAAGACGTACACCGGTCCGACGACGATCAACGGCTACAACGCACCGCTCGACAAGCTGCCGATGTTCGTCCGTGGCGGCGCTGTTGTGCCGATGTGGTCCGAGGGCACGACGTCGTGGAAGACGCGCGACAAGGGCCGCCTCTCGGTCGACGTGTTCCCGCAGGGGACCAGCTCGTTCGACCTCTACGAGGACGATGGCGTCACGCGCAAGCACGCAGCCGGGCAGTCCTCAACGCAGAAGCTGTCCGTACGCGCACCGCAGGCCGGCGTCGGCACCGTCCAGGTGACGGTCGGAGCGATCAAGGGCACGTACGACGGCCAGGCAGCCTCCCGTGGCTACGACCTCACCGTGCACTCGCCGAAGAAGCCGGCGGTCGTGAAGGTCGGGGCGCAGGACCTCAAGCAGGTGGCTGACGCGGCGGCGCTCGCCAAGGCGCCGTCGGGTTGGTACTACGACGCGGCCAAGGGCATCGCGCACGTGAAAACGACTGCGGTTGCTCGCAGCTCGTCCGCGACCGTGTCGCTGGTCGGTGCCTCTGCTGTGGTCGGGAGCCATGACGACTCGGCTGCTGCGGTGTCGATCAAGACGCCCGCAATGAGCGCACCGGGGAGCACGGCGACCGTGCCGGTCACCGTGCGGAACGACGCGACGGTGCCGCTCAACGACATGACGGTCAAGGTCGCCTCGGACACGGACGGCATCACGGCCTCGCCCGCGACCATCACGATTCCCGGCGGGCTGCAGCCCGGCGCGTCGAAGACCGTGAACACGAAGGTCAGCGTGTCCGACACCGCGAAGCCCGGCTCGGCCACGCTCACCGCGACGTTCGCCTACTCCGCTCGGAGCCGGAGCTACAGCAGCTCCTTCTCCGGGGAGACGGTGGTCCCGTACGCCACGCTCGCGAAGGCGTACGACAACGTCGGTGTCACGGACGCGAAGACCTACGCCCAGGGTGATCTCGACGGCGGCAAGGACAGCCTGTACGGCGAGGGGCTGGCGGCCGCCGGCATCAAGCCTGGTGCGACGGTCACGTCCAACGGGCTGAGCTACACGTGGCCCGGGTCGGCGTACGGCACGGCGGACAACGCCAAGGCAGCCACGCAGACGATCGCCGTGAAGGGCCGCGGCAAGGCCCTCGGTCTGCTCGGCACGGCCACGGCGGGCGGCGGCGCCGGCGGACAGGTCACCGTGACCTACTCCGACGGCACGACCAGCACCGGCACCACGGGCTTCCCGAACTGGCTGCAGAACACGACCAACACCTACAACGCCACCACGGTGACGTCGGTGAAGGGCCGCTACACGCCCACGGGTTACGGCAACGGTGAGTACGACTACCGCGTGTACTCCAACACCGTCGCCCTCGACCCGGCCAAGGACGTCGTCGCGGTCACGTTGCCCGGCAACGCGTCGCTGCACGTCTTCGCCCTCAGCGTCGGGACTCCCGCCGGCTGA
- a CDS encoding pyridoxamine 5'-phosphate oxidase family protein: MLLRTDTSPVRSGPFATLIPVEYQAFLALPRIASLGLQLADGRQHLTPVKATYDEGRRAAYVIVDRQSVKARRLTVEPSRVAIGEHDQSQWITLEGRARLSLEPETLDRARTLYRRRFDRPSRWGDAVVALDIDRVLTGR; this comes from the coding sequence ATGCTTCTGCGCACCGACACGTCACCGGTCAGGTCCGGGCCGTTCGCAACGCTGATTCCCGTTGAGTACCAAGCCTTTCTGGCCCTCCCGCGGATCGCGTCCCTCGGTCTCCAGCTCGCCGACGGCCGCCAGCACCTCACGCCGGTGAAGGCGACGTACGACGAGGGCCGGCGGGCGGCGTACGTCATCGTCGACCGGCAGTCCGTGAAGGCGAGACGGCTGACCGTGGAGCCGTCCAGAGTGGCGATCGGCGAGCACGACCAGTCGCAGTGGATCACACTCGAGGGGCGGGCGAGACTGTCTCTCGAGCCGGAGACGCTGGATCGTGCGCGGACGCTCTATCGCCGACGGTTCGACCGGCCGTCGCGGTGGGGCGACGCCGTTGTGGCGCTCGATATCGACCGCGTGCTGACCGGGCGTTGA
- a CDS encoding helix-turn-helix domain-containing protein: MTRIGEVIATARRAHGLTQEQLAKLAGVTQAALSRYENDLREPDDGVLDQIAHALGVTPSFLRRADRVHGGMAVDAHMRRRATAAPGVWRRLEAQLNMYRWHASQMFEEVTINASSHVPTIDALEASPADAARLVRAQWRMPIGPVRHLVDWLESAGCVVFVEDFGSPRVDGLSQWIGDHPVIIVNAVVPPDRMRLTLAHELGHLVMHTAVTIGQDLEAEANAFAGEFLMPADVVRPALRNLSASRLPALKQEYGVSMQALVERAFHLGLLGPKERTRIYKVFSARGWRVIEPGSDDIPIERPALAEVIGSALAGRGLTDREIADLAGFASAGENALFRPTGLRAV; the protein is encoded by the coding sequence GTGACCAGGATCGGTGAGGTCATCGCGACGGCGCGTCGTGCGCACGGGCTCACGCAAGAACAGCTCGCCAAGCTGGCAGGCGTGACGCAGGCTGCCTTGTCCCGTTACGAGAATGATCTGCGCGAGCCAGATGACGGCGTACTCGATCAGATCGCGCATGCGCTCGGCGTGACCCCTTCCTTTCTCAGGCGTGCGGACCGTGTGCACGGCGGGATGGCCGTAGATGCTCACATGCGACGGAGAGCGACGGCGGCTCCGGGCGTGTGGCGGCGGCTGGAGGCTCAGCTGAACATGTATCGATGGCACGCCAGTCAGATGTTCGAAGAAGTGACGATCAATGCCTCGAGTCACGTACCGACGATCGACGCCCTTGAGGCGTCGCCAGCGGATGCGGCGCGGTTGGTGCGCGCACAGTGGCGTATGCCGATCGGGCCGGTTCGACACCTTGTCGACTGGCTGGAGAGTGCCGGATGCGTGGTGTTCGTGGAGGACTTCGGTTCTCCGCGCGTCGATGGCCTGTCGCAGTGGATTGGTGATCATCCGGTGATCATCGTGAACGCGGTGGTGCCGCCAGATCGTATGCGCCTGACCCTTGCTCACGAGCTTGGCCACCTGGTGATGCACACGGCAGTCACGATCGGCCAAGACCTCGAGGCGGAGGCCAACGCTTTCGCGGGTGAGTTCCTGATGCCGGCGGACGTCGTTCGACCCGCACTACGGAACTTGAGCGCGTCACGCCTACCAGCCCTCAAGCAGGAGTACGGCGTCTCGATGCAGGCACTGGTGGAGCGCGCCTTTCACCTTGGCCTCCTCGGACCAAAGGAGCGCACCAGGATCTACAAGGTGTTCAGTGCGCGCGGGTGGCGAGTGATCGAACCTGGGAGTGATGACATCCCGATCGAGCGGCCGGCCCTTGCTGAAGTGATCGGCAGCGCCCTTGCTGGCCGCGGCCTGACCGACCGCGAGATTGCGGACTTGGCCGGCTTCGCATCCGCCGGGGAGAACGCGCTCTTTCGGCCGACGGGTCTTCGGGCAGTCTGA
- a CDS encoding arylamine N-acetyltransferase family protein: MSEYDWQLGDLDLPAYLRRVGVAQRAPSLEALGELHTAHVRTFPFENFDVLLEQHPGVALKDVQAKFVERGRGGYCFEHGTLFAAVLERLGYDIERHLGRVGDASRAPRTHLVVTVVLDGRRYLTDPGFGMSLLRPIPLEDGAEDDQDGWPYRVRRIDMGASGAAWELYRLRSEGWDLMHTTDEVPVRPVDIEMGHLFTSTHPWSNFRRRLSLARHGDGQHTTVSVAGVTTRVPGRPTVRRPVADGELPDLLREMGVTLTDDELDRFLKIWPTLEE, encoded by the coding sequence ATGAGTGAGTACGACTGGCAGCTGGGCGATCTCGACCTTCCCGCCTACCTTCGCCGCGTTGGTGTCGCGCAGCGCGCGCCGAGCCTTGAGGCGCTGGGCGAGCTGCACACCGCACACGTGCGCACGTTCCCGTTCGAGAACTTCGACGTGCTCCTGGAGCAGCACCCGGGAGTCGCGCTCAAGGACGTACAGGCGAAGTTCGTGGAGCGCGGTCGGGGCGGCTACTGCTTCGAGCACGGCACGCTCTTCGCGGCGGTGCTGGAGCGGCTCGGCTACGACATCGAGCGGCACCTCGGTCGGGTGGGCGATGCGTCACGCGCCCCGCGTACGCACCTGGTCGTGACGGTCGTCCTCGACGGTCGCCGCTACCTGACTGACCCGGGCTTCGGGATGAGTCTGCTGCGCCCGATCCCGTTGGAGGACGGCGCGGAGGACGACCAGGACGGCTGGCCGTATCGAGTGCGCCGCATCGACATGGGTGCCTCCGGCGCCGCCTGGGAGCTGTATCGGCTGCGCAGCGAGGGCTGGGATCTCATGCACACGACCGACGAGGTGCCGGTCCGTCCGGTCGACATCGAGATGGGCCACCTGTTCACCAGCACCCACCCGTGGTCGAACTTCCGGCGCCGACTGAGTCTCGCTCGCCACGGCGACGGTCAGCACACCACGGTCTCGGTCGCCGGCGTCACCACCCGCGTGCCGGGTCGGCCAACCGTACGCCGACCGGTCGCCGACGGTGAGCTGCCGGACCTCTTGCGCGAGATGGGCGTGACCCTCACCGACGACGAGCTCGACCGCTTCCTCAAGATCTGGCCGACCTTGGAGGAGTAG
- a CDS encoding TetR/AcrR family transcriptional regulator, giving the protein MARPTKHDPQQLVDAAVALFAAKGLSGVTMTAVAERVGAPNGSMYHRFPTRGALLGAMWLRAVRCMHEALHEAAGVDVGEDPVAAAGEAAAALGRWCLDHPDMAAVLFAGRAAYDPDSWPTAEREQVDAENREFDAHAAALVKALVRLGIPRMVVDLALIDLPYAAVRRYLADSTPVPKAMPEIIREAVVAILQDHVR; this is encoded by the coding sequence ATGGCGAGACCGACCAAGCACGACCCCCAGCAGCTCGTCGATGCGGCCGTTGCCCTGTTCGCCGCGAAGGGCCTGAGCGGGGTCACGATGACGGCGGTGGCCGAACGGGTCGGAGCGCCCAATGGCTCGATGTACCACCGGTTTCCGACTCGCGGCGCGTTGCTCGGCGCGATGTGGTTGCGGGCCGTGCGCTGCATGCACGAAGCCCTCCACGAGGCGGCCGGCGTCGACGTCGGCGAGGATCCGGTGGCCGCCGCCGGTGAGGCTGCTGCAGCCCTGGGCCGCTGGTGCCTCGACCACCCCGACATGGCGGCGGTGCTGTTCGCCGGCAGGGCAGCGTACGACCCCGACTCCTGGCCCACGGCCGAACGGGAGCAGGTCGATGCGGAGAACCGCGAGTTCGACGCGCACGCGGCCGCGCTGGTCAAGGCGCTCGTACGACTCGGCATCCCGCGCATGGTCGTCGACCTCGCGCTCATCGACCTCCCGTACGCCGCCGTGCGCCGCTACCTCGCAGACAGCACTCCCGTGCCCAAGGCCATGCCCGAGATCATTCGCGAAGCCGTCGTCGCGATCCTTCAGGATCACGTCCGCTGA
- a CDS encoding nuclear transport factor 2 family protein produces the protein MNTLAASYLATWNEKDADARAKLLADHWADNASYSDPMAQASGHDAIGATIGAVQEQFPDFVFTLVGEVDSHHQQARFQWGLGPEGAEPVVIGFDVVVTDDDGRIETVLGFLDKVPA, from the coding sequence ATGAACACTCTCGCCGCCTCCTACCTCGCCACCTGGAACGAGAAGGACGCCGACGCCCGCGCCAAGCTGCTCGCCGACCACTGGGCCGACAACGCGTCGTACTCCGACCCGATGGCTCAGGCGTCCGGGCACGACGCCATCGGCGCGACCATCGGTGCCGTGCAGGAGCAGTTCCCCGACTTCGTCTTCACGCTTGTCGGCGAGGTCGACAGTCACCACCAGCAGGCCCGCTTCCAGTGGGGCCTCGGGCCGGAGGGGGCAGAGCCGGTCGTGATCGGCTTCGACGTCGTCGTCACGGACGACGACGGCCGGATCGAGACGGTCCTCGGCTTCCTCGACAAGGTGCCCGCCTGA
- a CDS encoding enoyl-CoA hydratase-related protein has product MTLRQDGEVFVLDLGDDENRFSPKWLSQVETYLDVVEHTEGERALVTCATGKYFSNGLDLAWLGQHLDEYDRYLERVHALFERFLTLPFVTVAACQGHTYAAGAMLSLAHDIRVMRSDRGFWCLPEASLRMPFTPGMSALIRSRLTPQTAHRAMVTGQRYGGADAAAAGIVDYAVDEDDVLPAALGLAAGHQQLAGDNLGAIKAEMYAPVVAALTGALTPVE; this is encoded by the coding sequence GTGACGCTGCGGCAGGACGGTGAGGTGTTCGTCCTCGATCTCGGAGACGACGAGAACAGGTTCAGCCCGAAGTGGCTGAGCCAGGTCGAGACGTACCTGGACGTGGTCGAGCACACCGAGGGCGAGCGTGCTCTGGTGACCTGCGCGACGGGCAAGTACTTCTCGAACGGGCTCGATCTGGCCTGGCTGGGTCAGCACCTGGATGAGTACGACCGTTATCTCGAGCGGGTGCACGCGCTGTTCGAGCGGTTCCTCACGCTCCCCTTTGTGACCGTCGCGGCATGCCAGGGGCACACGTACGCGGCCGGCGCGATGCTCTCGTTGGCGCATGACATCCGGGTGATGCGGTCCGACCGCGGGTTCTGGTGCCTGCCCGAGGCCAGTCTCCGAATGCCGTTCACCCCAGGCATGTCCGCGCTCATCCGTTCACGGCTCACGCCGCAGACGGCGCACCGGGCAATGGTCACCGGTCAGCGGTACGGCGGCGCTGACGCCGCTGCGGCCGGGATCGTCGACTACGCCGTCGACGAGGACGATGTCCTGCCGGCCGCGCTCGGGCTGGCGGCCGGTCACCAGCAGCTGGCGGGCGACAACCTCGGTGCCATCAAGGCCGAGATGTACGCCCCCGTCGTCGCCGCCCTGACCGGGGCCCTCACGCCGGTCGAGTAG
- a CDS encoding phosphotransferase enzyme family protein encodes MSGHGSVNHVFVVSDCVIRFARDPKREDEFATEVWCLAQAAQCGVPSPEVVAYDQIDGASYLVHRFVPGASGDTRPTAALWRDLGRYARAVRGVSLHDAPAGLFGRFGRDPEAAWRAHLDYNDGQLREGDPLIWLGVYRAEQRQHVRDLIGELRSASFEFGLCHGDLAPRNLLVRPESESVLIDWGCATVAPVPHHDFVYLLDGTADDDGPPTADVDAFADGYGVRVADLMPTLEPMRVLAAIDVVRWAIDRRPDRVDELVSAARRRLSPLLGPT; translated from the coding sequence CTGTCCGGTCACGGGTCGGTCAACCATGTCTTCGTCGTCAGTGACTGCGTGATCCGCTTCGCCCGCGACCCGAAGCGCGAGGACGAGTTCGCCACCGAGGTGTGGTGCCTGGCGCAGGCGGCACAGTGCGGGGTGCCGAGTCCCGAAGTCGTGGCGTACGACCAGATCGACGGCGCCTCTTACCTTGTGCATCGGTTCGTGCCCGGCGCGAGCGGCGACACGCGACCCACCGCAGCGTTGTGGCGAGACCTCGGCCGTTACGCCAGGGCGGTTCGCGGCGTGAGCCTGCATGATGCGCCCGCCGGACTGTTCGGACGATTCGGTCGCGACCCGGAGGCCGCGTGGCGCGCGCACCTGGACTACAACGACGGTCAGCTGCGCGAGGGTGATCCGCTCATCTGGCTGGGCGTCTATCGGGCCGAGCAACGCCAGCACGTGCGTGACCTGATCGGCGAGCTGCGTTCTGCTTCCTTCGAATTCGGGCTGTGCCACGGTGACCTTGCGCCGCGCAACCTGCTCGTTCGACCCGAGTCGGAGTCGGTGCTCATCGACTGGGGCTGCGCGACCGTCGCGCCGGTCCCGCACCACGACTTCGTCTACCTGCTCGACGGCACGGCCGACGACGACGGACCGCCGACAGCCGACGTCGATGCGTTCGCGGATGGTTATGGCGTACGCGTCGCTGACCTGATGCCGACCCTGGAGCCGATGCGTGTTCTGGCGGCGATCGACGTGGTCCGGTGGGCGATCGATCGTCGGCCGGATCGGGTGGACGAGCTGGTCAGCGCGGCGCGTCGTCGGCTCTCGCCACTGCTGGGTCCGACCTGA
- a CDS encoding VOC family protein: MPSRLNPYISFDGNAKEAMEFYHAVLGGDLKTNTYGEFSADHGDDADKVMYAMLETPDGFTLMSSDTPAGMDYKPGTNITISLSGDDDDNLRGWFEKLADGGQITVPLEKQVWGDEFGMLVDKFGIGWLVNIAGEENKA; encoded by the coding sequence ATGCCCAGCCGCCTCAACCCGTACATATCGTTCGACGGCAATGCCAAGGAAGCGATGGAGTTCTACCACGCAGTCCTCGGGGGAGACCTCAAGACCAACACGTACGGGGAGTTCAGCGCCGATCATGGCGACGACGCCGACAAGGTCATGTACGCCATGCTCGAGACCCCGGACGGCTTCACCCTGATGTCCTCCGATACCCCGGCCGGGATGGACTACAAGCCCGGCACCAACATCACCATCAGCTTGAGCGGTGACGACGACGACAACCTGCGCGGCTGGTTCGAGAAGCTCGCCGACGGCGGTCAGATCACGGTGCCGCTGGAAAAGCAGGTGTGGGGCGATGAGTTCGGCATGCTCGTCGACAAGTTCGGCATCGGCTGGCTCGTCAACATCGCCGGCGAGGAGAACAAAGCCTGA